ttcTAAGAAAACTCCACAAGATATTAAGCATAACATTTATATAGTAATGCAGAGGggaaacacattttttatacAATATCATCTTTATCCAGACAATAGGGAAagaattaaacataaaataacagTTGATTTGGAAGATGGGTAAATGACAAGGCATTGGGAGTTTGAAGAGGTCTGAACCACAGAAAATGAAGACTGAAGGAGGGCCACACCAAAGTGAGAGATATGTActgtttatataaaataattgtggCAAGGCGAAAGGAATTGCAGGCTGAAATGAGAATGAGGATTTTGCAGTTGTGTTCTCCCATGGCTTCCCCATGGACATGCAGAGCTCCTCTGCAGGTTGAACTGTGCAAGTTCTGGATTTTGAGAAAAAGGAGAGGTAGCAGCAATTTGCAGGTGCAGTGCTCCGGCAGACCCCCGAGAGCCCCTCCTGGAGTTGACACCAGAATCCACTGGGACAACGAGGATGAAGGGTGGATTGGAGGCGGAGATAGAGATAAAGATACCAAATCCAGCAACATGTTTGCCGACGGTGATGACTTGTCAGATTTGCTCCTCACTTCTTTAGGCTCTCATTACGAGTGAGTCACTCGTTTGTATGAACTTTGACATCAGTGTTTCTTTTACACTCGATTGATAATATTATCGCCGAGTAtccttcactttttttttttagaaatacaaaaattaacttttgttgAGAACATTATCAAATGATGTCAGtaattgtttcctttttctcatGCACCATCATTCACCAGATTCTTAGGAGTATCACCCAATGCGGATTTAGAAGAAATCAAAGTTGCTTATAGGAAACTATCGAAGGAGTATCATCCTGACACAACCTCCCTCCCTCTGAAAAGTGCGTCGGAAAAATTCATGAAACTGAGAGAGGTTTACAACGTTCTGAGCGATGAAGAGAGTCGAAAATTTTATGATTGGAGCCTTGCTCAAGAGGCTGCAAGCCGACATGCAGAGAAGATGAGAATGAAATTAGAGGATCCTCGGGAGCAACAACTCAGGAACTGGGAACCTGTTCCCGACATGGTCGACCGCCTCGGTGGAAGGAATATGAAGCTCAGTGATCAGGCAGTCTCTGCCATCACTATTGatgtttttatcattattttttccaTATGCTGTATCATTTACGTAATCTTCTTTAGAGAACCATATTACTACTAGCTTAGCTATAACCCTACACAATCAAATACATTACAGCATTTCTTTTCTGCACCAACTTCTCTGATTCTTCTCCCTTTTCATCTTATATTTGTTCTGT
The Vigna angularis cultivar LongXiaoDou No.4 chromosome 5, ASM1680809v1, whole genome shotgun sequence genome window above contains:
- the LOC108339808 gene encoding NAD(P)H-quinone oxidoreductase subunit T, chloroplastic produces the protein MYCLYKIIVARRKELQAEMRMRILQLCSPMASPWTCRAPLQVELCKFWILRKRRGSSNLQVQCSGRPPRAPPGVDTRIHWDNEDEGWIGGGDRDKDTKSSNMFADGDDLSDLLLTSLGSHYEFLGVSPNADLEEIKVAYRKLSKEYHPDTTSLPLKSASEKFMKLREVYNVLSDEESRKFYDWSLAQEAASRHAEKMRMKLEDPREQQLRNWEPVPDMVDRLGGRNMKLSDQAVSAITIDVFIIIFSICCIIYVIFFREPYYY